A single genomic interval of Brachyspira hyodysenteriae ATCC 27164 harbors:
- a CDS encoding acetyltransferase, which translates to MKDIIIWGATGQAIVLEEIISDMGLNIVAFFDRNKKVKSPFDNIPIFYNKDNLLAFKNKYFSVAIGGTNGKDRVSISEMLLNLGFKSISIISKNAYISKSSCIMDGVQILPNATIMPRVTIGKYSIINTSASIDHECNIGKGVHIAPNATLSGCIEVGDYSFIGSGATILPRIKIGKNVIVGAGAVVTKDINDNKIVYGIPATEQNRTEQNRTEQNRTEQNSSNIDLYINLLFYKSQAAA; encoded by the coding sequence ATGAAAGATATTATAATATGGGGAGCTACTGGACAGGCTATAGTCTTAGAAGAAATAATATCTGATATGGGACTAAACATAGTTGCTTTTTTTGATAGAAATAAAAAAGTAAAATCACCATTTGATAATATACCTATATTTTATAATAAAGATAATTTACTAGCTTTCAAAAATAAATACTTTTCAGTTGCTATAGGTGGAACTAACGGAAAAGATAGAGTTAGTATATCAGAAATGTTATTGAACTTAGGATTTAAGTCTATTAGTATTATATCTAAAAATGCTTATATTTCTAAATCATCATGTATAATGGACGGCGTTCAAATACTTCCAAATGCTACAATTATGCCAAGAGTTACAATAGGTAAATATTCAATTATTAATACATCGGCTTCTATAGATCATGAATGTAATATAGGAAAAGGTGTTCATATAGCTCCTAATGCAACTTTAAGTGGTTGTATAGAAGTTGGAGATTATAGCTTTATAGGCTCAGGTGCTACAATTTTACCTAGAATAAAAATAGGAAAAAATGTAATAGTAGGTGCGGGTGCTGTGGTAACAAAAGATATAAATGATAATAAAATAGTATACGGAATACCTGCAACAGAACAGAACAGAACAGAACAGAACAGAACAGAACAGAACAGAACAGAACAGAACAGTTCTAATATAGATTTATATATTAATTTATTATTTTATAAAAGTCAAGCAGCTGCCTAA